The following are encoded together in the Blautia obeum ATCC 29174 genome:
- a CDS encoding NUDIX hydrolase produces the protein MIEATSCGGVVIYRGKILALYKSYKNRYEGWVLPKGTVEQGETHIQTALREVREEAGVKASVVKYIGKSHYNFTVPEDIVTKEVHWYLMTADNYHSRPQREEFFVDSGYYKFHEIYHLLRFSNEKQIVEKAYQEYLEMRSQGLWGKQHRV, from the coding sequence ATGATAGAAGCAACGAGCTGTGGCGGTGTGGTAATTTATCGTGGTAAAATACTGGCACTGTACAAGTCTTATAAGAATCGTTATGAGGGCTGGGTGCTGCCGAAAGGAACCGTGGAGCAGGGCGAAACACATATCCAGACTGCTTTACGAGAGGTGCGTGAAGAAGCAGGAGTCAAAGCTTCCGTAGTGAAATATATTGGCAAAAGTCATTATAATTTTACAGTACCCGAAGATATCGTTACAAAAGAAGTACACTGGTATCTGATGACGGCTGATAATTATCATAGCAGACCTCAGAGAGAAGAATTTTTCGTAGATTCCGGTTATTACAAATTTCATGAAATCTATCATCTTCTCCGTTTCTCTAATGAGAAACAGATTGTAGAAAAAGCATATCAGGAATATCTGGAAATGCGGAGTCAAGGACTCTGGGGAAAACAGCACAGAGTATAA
- a CDS encoding DUF2953 domain-containing protein, which produces MLHILWTLLKFILILLGILLGLILVAVLLILFCPVRYRASGTKETDSFRDISARARVSWLFGVVSFQLQYQNGTSAFDFRLFGIPIMKLIQKFRNRSHPAEKKPQNGHADSLPANTEKSTNSTDFKDVSTADSCRSTNEASDLTEETVASERDTDLEYARTKIGHLFYRLGIFFRNLWNRLSRLWQKICRIPSSVENFTLTIQNICAKIESYQKFLEHPRTKAAFSLIKDRFFRLLRHVFPTRIQGTLTFGSSDPSVTGAVLAILGMTIPLHKNCIAVTPLFEDRNVILGNIQIKGRIYGVVLLKTALELYFNKNIKYIIRRWKHK; this is translated from the coding sequence ATGCTACATATTCTATGGACATTACTCAAGTTTATATTGATCCTTCTGGGAATCCTTTTAGGTCTCATACTAGTGGCAGTGCTACTCATTCTGTTCTGTCCGGTCCGTTACAGGGCTTCCGGCACTAAGGAAACAGATTCTTTCCGGGATATTTCTGCACGGGCACGTGTCAGCTGGCTTTTTGGCGTTGTTTCTTTCCAGCTGCAATACCAAAACGGTACATCAGCTTTTGATTTTCGTTTATTCGGAATCCCAATCATGAAACTGATCCAGAAATTTCGAAACAGAAGCCATCCTGCCGAAAAAAAGCCTCAGAACGGTCATGCAGATTCTTTGCCAGCTAATACAGAAAAAAGTACAAATTCAACAGATTTCAAAGATGTCTCAACAGCAGATTCCTGTCGTTCCACAAATGAGGCTTCCGATCTCACTGAAGAAACCGTAGCTTCTGAAAGAGATACAGATCTTGAATATGCACGAACAAAGATTGGACATCTCTTTTATAGACTCGGCATATTTTTTCGGAATCTTTGGAACAGACTTAGCAGATTATGGCAGAAAATTTGCCGTATTCCTTCCTCTGTAGAAAATTTTACTTTAACAATCCAGAATATCTGTGCTAAAATAGAATCATATCAGAAATTTCTGGAACATCCCAGAACAAAAGCTGCGTTTTCTCTCATAAAGGACAGGTTTTTCCGGTTGCTTCGGCATGTATTTCCAACTAGAATACAGGGCACACTTACTTTTGGAAGCTCAGATCCATCTGTTACAGGAGCCGTACTTGCAATTCTGGGAATGACGATACCTCTTCACAAAAATTGCATTGCTGTAACACCTTTATTTGAAGACCGGAATGTTATACTGGGAAATATTCAGATAAAAGGCAGAATATACGGAGTCGTTTTATTAAAAACTGCTCTGGAATTATATTTTAACAAAAATATCAAGTACATCATCAGACGATGGAAGCATAAATAA